Proteins encoded by one window of Brevinematales bacterium:
- a CDS encoding NAD(P)H-dependent oxidoreductase subunit E — translation MFNKQEVEVQLAGDLVEFIEKWRDKPGNMIMILHKVQQTYGYIPREVALKVSRMTDIPLAKIYGVVTFYHFFKLKKPGKHMISVCMGTACYLKGGEDIIQTIEDTLGLPVNGTTEDDEFSLEAVRCVGCCGLAPVLTVDGEVFGKVEKDKIPEIISKFKGK, via the coding sequence ATGTTTAATAAACAAGAGGTGGAAGTTCAGTTGGCCGGCGACCTCGTCGAATTTATCGAGAAATGGCGGGACAAACCCGGCAACATGATTATGATCCTTCATAAGGTTCAGCAGACCTACGGGTATATTCCCCGCGAGGTCGCGTTGAAGGTTTCACGTATGACGGATATTCCTCTCGCGAAGATTTACGGGGTGGTCACTTTCTATCATTTCTTCAAGCTGAAAAAGCCCGGTAAGCACATGATTTCCGTGTGCATGGGCACCGCGTGCTACCTCAAGGGCGGCGAGGATATTATCCAGACTATCGAGGATACCCTCGGGCTTCCCGTAAACGGTACCACCGAGGACGACGAGTTTTCGCTGGAAGCGGTGCGGTGCGTCGGATGCTGCGGGCTTGCCCCGGTGCTGACTGTGGACGGCGAGGTGTTCGGTAAAGTAGAGAAGGATAAGATACCCGAAATTATTTCGAAGTTCAAGGGGAAATAG
- a CDS encoding ATP-binding protein, with translation MHFAVSDFLSDIVQNSIEAGSSSVMVEYLEGDGRLEVYISDNGKGMDAATVERVKDPFYTGGHKHEGRKVGLGIPFLIQAAEAAGGEFDIKSEPGYGTSVYFSFDLTHIDCPPRGNLPSAFLSMMLFPGDYELGIRRKKDASEYSVQRSELVETLGNLEDVDSVLLARQYLTSLEEE, from the coding sequence ATGCATTTCGCCGTATCCGACTTCCTGTCGGACATCGTGCAGAACTCCATCGAGGCCGGTTCGTCTTCGGTGATGGTGGAGTACCTCGAGGGCGACGGACGGCTGGAGGTCTATATCTCCGATAACGGGAAGGGGATGGACGCAGCGACGGTCGAACGGGTAAAAGACCCGTTCTATACCGGCGGGCATAAGCACGAGGGGCGGAAGGTCGGCCTCGGGATACCGTTCCTGATACAGGCGGCGGAGGCCGCGGGCGGGGAGTTCGATATTAAGTCGGAACCGGGCTACGGGACGTCGGTGTACTTCTCGTTCGACCTCACGCATATCGATTGTCCCCCGCGGGGAAACCTGCCGTCGGCGTTTCTTTCGATGATGCTGTTTCCCGGCGATTATGAACTGGGGATACGGCGGAAAAAGGACGCCTCCGAATACTCGGTTCAGCGTTCGGAACTGGTCGAGACTTTAGGGAATTTGGAAGATGTGGATTCGGTACTTCTCGCGCGGCAGTATCTGACCTCGCTGGAAGAGGAATAA